From one Rhodamnia argentea isolate NSW1041297 chromosome 1, ASM2092103v1, whole genome shotgun sequence genomic stretch:
- the LOC115753838 gene encoding probable pectate lyase 5, translated as MAIHPCFPLLLMHAVLALRAFSSPSPVQDPELVVQEVNESILNASRRNLGFLSCGTGNPIDDCWRCDPDWENNRRRLADCAIGFGKHAIGGRDGKIYMVTDPGGDDPMDPKPGTLRHAVIQDEPLWIVFARDMVIRLKEELIVNSFKTIDGRGASVHLAGGPCITMQYVTNIIIHGINIHDCKPGGNAYVRDSPDHYGWRTVSDGDGVSVFGGSHIWVDHCSLSNCHDGLIDAIHGSTAITLSNNYFTHHNKVMLLGHSDTSTHDKNMQVTIAFNHFGEGLVQRMPRCRHGYFHVVNNDYTHWEMYAIGGSAAPTINSQGNRFVAPNDVFNKEVTKHEDAPQSEWKHWNWRSEGDLMMNGAFFTPSGAGASSSYARASSLGARPSSRVGPITASAGALGCKKGKRC; from the exons ATGGCAATTCATCCATGCTTTCCACTTCTCCTAATGCACGCTGTTCTGGCTCTTCGTGCATTCTCTTCTCCATCCCCGGTTCAGGATCCTGAGCTAGTTGTACAAGAAGTGAATGA GAGCATCCTCAACGCATCGAGACGGAACCTCGGCTTCCTTTCCTGCGGGACGGGCAACCCGATCGACGACTGCTGGCGTTGCGACCCCGACTGGGAGAACAACCGGCGGCGGCTTGCTGACTGCGCCATCGGGTTCGGCAAGCATGCCATCGGGGGCCGGGACGGCAAGATCTACATGGTCACGGACCCAGGCGGCGACGACCCCATGGACCCCAAGCCCGGTACGCTGAGGCACGCTGTGATCCAGGACGAGCCCCTGTGGATCGTGTTCGCCCGGGACATGGTGATAAGGCTAAAAGAAGAGCTGATCGTGAACTCGTTCAAGACCATTGACGGCCGGGGCGCGAGCGTGCACCTCGCGGGCGGGCCATGCATCACCATGCAGTACGTGACCAACATCATCATCCACGGCATCAACATACACGACTGCAAGCCGGGAGGGAACGCGTACGTGAGGGACTCGCCCGATCACTACGGGTGGAGGACCgtgtcggacggcgacggggtGTCCGTGTTCGGAGGGAGCCACATCTGGGTGGACCACTGCTCCCTCTCCAATTGCCACGACGGGCTGATCGACGCCATCCATGGATCCACGGCCATCACACTCTCCAACAACTACTTCACTCACCACAACAAGGTGATGCTCTTAGGGCACAGCGACACTTCCACCCACGACAAGAACATGCAAGTGACCATTGCTTTCAACCACTTTGGGGAGGGGCTTGTCCAAAGGATGCCCAG ATGTAGACATGGGTATTTCCATGTGGTGAACAATGATTATACCCACTGGGAAATGTACGCAATTGGTGGCAGTGCGGCACCCACAATCAATAGCCAGGGCAACAGGTTCGTTGCTCCGAACGACGTCTTTAACAAGGAG GTGACTAAGCACGAGGATGCGCCGCAGAGCGAGTGGAAGCACTGGAACTGGAGGTCCGAGGGGGATCTGATGATGAACGGGGCTTTCTTCACGCCCTCGGGAGCCGGCGCGTCGTCGAGCTACGCGAGAGCCTCGAGCCTCGGCGCGAGGCCGTCGTCTCGGGTGGGCCCCATCACGGCGAGCGCGGGCGCGCTCGGCTGCAAGAAGGGAAAGCGTTGTTGA